A single region of the Marinobacter salinus genome encodes:
- a CDS encoding BCCT family transporter gives MGEVVKDEYQTDYVAGQDNINPFGLDLHAPVFPITAILVVLFVVGTLMFPAEAKSLLDGAKWDIIATFDWFFLISANIFVVVCLALIFMPVGKIRLGGMDAKPEFSTMSWFAMLFAAGMGIGLMFWAVAEPTAYFTGWYETPFNVEPNTPAAADLAMGATMYHWGLHPWAVYAIVALSLAFFSFNKNMPLTIRSAFFPLLKDKVWGWPGHIIDILAVVATIFGLATSLGFGAQQAASGLNYLFDTGSGTNVQMAIIVGVTALALMSVLRGLDGGVKVLSNINMALAGILLFFIIFAGPTMTILETLWTTSSSYVANVLPLSNPFGREDEAWFQGWTVFYWAWWISWSPFVGMFIARVSRGRTVREFIVAVLLVPTIITVVWMSAFGGTALEQIQDGIGALAENGLTDVSLAMFQMFANLPLTGIISFVGIILVLVFFVTSSDSGSLVIDSITAGGKTDAPTAQRVFWVVMEGAIAAALIFGGGADALGAIQATAISAGLPFTAILLVMTWGLLKGLTHERKLLIARGEM, from the coding sequence GTGGGCGAGGTAGTTAAAGACGAATACCAGACGGATTACGTCGCAGGTCAGGATAACATCAATCCTTTTGGCCTCGACCTTCACGCACCGGTATTCCCGATTACGGCAATACTGGTCGTGCTTTTTGTGGTAGGTACTCTAATGTTTCCGGCCGAGGCGAAATCGCTTCTGGACGGTGCTAAATGGGACATTATCGCGACATTTGACTGGTTCTTTCTGATCAGCGCGAACATATTTGTGGTGGTTTGTCTGGCATTGATTTTCATGCCGGTCGGTAAGATCCGGCTTGGCGGCATGGATGCAAAGCCGGAATTTTCCACTATGTCCTGGTTTGCCATGCTGTTTGCCGCAGGCATGGGTATTGGCCTCATGTTCTGGGCAGTTGCTGAGCCAACAGCGTACTTCACCGGTTGGTACGAAACGCCGTTTAATGTTGAGCCCAATACTCCGGCGGCTGCTGACCTGGCGATGGGCGCGACCATGTATCACTGGGGCCTTCACCCGTGGGCGGTCTATGCCATTGTTGCGCTTTCGCTGGCTTTCTTCTCGTTCAACAAGAACATGCCACTGACGATCCGGTCAGCATTTTTCCCGCTCCTCAAGGACAAGGTCTGGGGCTGGCCCGGTCACATTATCGATATCCTTGCGGTAGTCGCGACCATATTCGGTCTGGCGACATCTCTGGGGTTTGGTGCCCAGCAGGCAGCCTCAGGTCTGAACTACCTGTTTGACACTGGAAGTGGCACCAACGTGCAGATGGCCATTATTGTCGGGGTAACTGCTCTTGCGCTAATGTCGGTTCTACGCGGTCTGGATGGGGGTGTGAAAGTCCTCAGTAACATCAACATGGCTCTGGCGGGCATTCTGCTGTTCTTTATCATCTTTGCCGGCCCAACAATGACCATTCTGGAGACACTCTGGACGACCTCCTCCAGCTATGTTGCGAACGTCCTTCCCCTGAGTAATCCGTTCGGTCGGGAAGACGAAGCCTGGTTCCAGGGCTGGACCGTATTCTACTGGGCGTGGTGGATCTCCTGGTCACCGTTCGTAGGTATGTTTATCGCGCGGGTCTCTCGCGGTCGGACCGTCCGGGAATTTATCGTAGCCGTTCTGCTTGTTCCCACAATTATTACTGTGGTTTGGATGAGTGCTTTCGGTGGTACCGCCCTGGAACAGATTCAGGATGGTATTGGCGCTTTGGCCGAAAATGGTCTGACAGATGTTTCTCTGGCCATGTTCCAGATGTTCGCCAATCTGCCACTGACGGGGATTATCTCCTTCGTCGGCATTATTCTGGTGCTGGTGTTCTTCGTGACGTCCTCGGACTCCGGCTCCCTGGTTATCGACAGCATCACTGCCGGAGGCAAAACTGATGCACCGACTGCTCAGCGTGTGTTCTGGGTGGTTATGGAAGGTGCAATTGCGGCAGCGTTGATCTTCGGCGGCGGCGCAGATGCTCTTGGTGCGATTCAGGCAACGGCGATAAGTGCAGGTCTGCCATTTACAGCCATCCTGTTGGTTATGACATGGGGTCTGTTAAAGGGGCTGACGCACGAACGGAAACTCCTGATCGCCCGAGGCGAGATGTAG
- a CDS encoding alpha-L-glutamate ligase-like protein: protein MNWISPRRLNRLGMLNMNRRNVDYIARYNERSSYPLVDNKLKTKLAVAEYGVKTPQLLQVVRQQHEISKFRGMAEGLAGFAIKPAKGSGGKGITVITGRDNEEYIKASSARVDAPYLERHLTNILAGLYSLAGTPDVAIVESLVESAPSLARYSFQGVPDIRIVVFQGYPVMAMLRLATTASDGKANLHQGAVGVGLDIGSGRSLNAVQFNRPITLHPDTGLALENIEIEAWGEMLEMASRCYEATGLGYMGVDLVVDANEGPLLLELNARPGLAIQMANGRGLLPRLRAIESLKRPHFTPQERADFAMESFSAL, encoded by the coding sequence ATGAACTGGATATCACCGCGACGGTTAAACCGCCTGGGCATGCTCAACATGAACCGGCGCAATGTGGATTACATTGCCCGGTATAACGAGCGTTCCTCCTACCCATTGGTGGACAATAAACTCAAGACCAAACTTGCAGTAGCGGAATACGGCGTCAAAACCCCCCAACTGCTCCAGGTGGTGCGCCAGCAACACGAGATATCCAAGTTCCGGGGCATGGCCGAAGGCCTTGCCGGATTTGCCATCAAGCCTGCCAAAGGGTCTGGCGGAAAGGGCATTACCGTAATTACCGGGCGTGACAACGAAGAATACATCAAGGCCTCAAGTGCACGCGTGGACGCACCTTACCTGGAGCGCCATCTCACCAACATTCTGGCAGGACTCTACTCTCTGGCCGGCACGCCAGACGTAGCCATTGTCGAAAGCCTCGTGGAATCCGCGCCTTCTCTTGCCCGCTATTCATTCCAGGGCGTTCCAGATATTCGAATTGTTGTATTCCAGGGATACCCGGTGATGGCTATGCTGAGACTTGCCACAACCGCATCCGACGGCAAAGCCAACCTACACCAGGGAGCCGTGGGTGTCGGGCTGGACATCGGCTCGGGTAGAAGCCTGAATGCGGTGCAGTTCAACCGCCCCATAACATTGCATCCGGATACCGGTCTGGCCTTGGAAAATATCGAAATCGAAGCCTGGGGAGAAATGCTGGAGATGGCATCCCGCTGTTACGAGGCAACGGGGTTGGGCTATATGGGCGTAGACCTGGTGGTCGATGCCAACGAGGGACCGCTTCTGCTTGAGCTGAACGCCCGCCCCGGGCTCGCAATCCAGATGGCAAACGGACGAGGTCTGCTGCCACGACTCAGAGCCATTGAAAGCCTCAAGCGCCCTCACTTCACCCCCCAGGAAAGAGCGGACTTCGCCATGGAGAGTTTCTCCGCCCTGTAG